The proteins below come from a single Chryseobacterium capnotolerans genomic window:
- a CDS encoding VanZ family protein, with protein MLLKPGEENHEYWFMFSGIDKVLHVSIFAALGFSFIAAFPKNKFSYFFQIILIYAFLTEILQEEMGLGRSMETLDIVADTVGCLIGYWAYKLLIKRFF; from the coding sequence ATGCTTCTCAAACCAGGAGAAGAGAACCACGAATACTGGTTCATGTTCAGCGGTATTGATAAAGTGTTGCACGTAAGTATATTTGCCGCTTTAGGATTTTCTTTCATTGCCGCATTTCCAAAAAACAAATTTTCTTATTTTTTTCAGATCATCCTTATATATGCCTTCCTTACAGAAATTCTGCAAGAAGAAATGGGATTGGGGAGATCTATGGAAACATTGGATATTGTTGCAGACACAGTAGGTTGCCTCATTGGCTATTGGGCCTATAAGCTTTTGATCAAACGATTTTTCTAA
- a CDS encoding trypsin-like serine peptidase: protein MEKLKYTFLLSILLISLFKSQIGDNGYPFLYDKLVSEGRITIREEYRNSLGNAIPLLQLKQNIRTFETDGVNNQQIINEVAELKDKDYVNQNIYGKAVYREINIADDNNRIEYDGRYYYLCKVKSSDAKALQIYFKKYLLPKDSKLFLYAENGFILGEFNDKNNPDPKNKGLEFGTQPIPGNIFYIELSYPINSPDKPLLVTEKIIHSFNDFYSGAYGSAGNCHNNIACDFTYNNKARNMKSVGLMLYPIYQWGTNTHKYSASCSGNLMNNTAQNGEPYFLTAAHCIGYEAANNNINWSTELITLFNYEALSCTSNGADAPAVLSNNSVFGCTLLTQSPATSLDYALIKLNTTATDLAKYNICYAGWDNNPNAYSVNPTNSYSVHHPKGDVKKISLVQEVYPVTGNNSTLFNGYSIPFLPATDGTFLQNSWRNGIVEKGSSGSPLFNSFDKLIGSMSTGPDPDVFNCNHPHIYNATGGRFYTYYSRFSNNYYTMSPWLNPNGTNVQSIGPYCPSGIQIGAPIIVNPGGGGGTQPIIWEDEPIDINGERVHPANTWGKKIYLKENSSGTNTQQEVDANFYYYRSVMSPNKNTFAMSENIYNIRYTNINYYLPKLQLWGIYKIVDCNKLKYIKPAKIVMKNSGTIGEFDNYIINVVGVTEDRVHIIIEERRWGGSNVANNFYNTYELQSYKIINNELVFENYKTLFYQQQNMTTERYYEFDNDHLMLVVNQNSVRKMYSCFYSGQNTGWQIDTNPIGNLPSNGYTKIVGDKVFMVVPGQNKMNIYSVSLNSAALTLQASLSNPFMSNPGANGIQDPIFIFKKSDNVYNVVYKNTNGASFFELIQVNLLSNSATSSHITMPDDFKYVYGSGSNFIIKDNEIIKLTNVGWKPNASSEYGNHFYQNFIKDGSGNWKKDKNFPLKWKDVGAFDSRYVISADDYYGNTLRLRKFSIREIDYLAHPYIRNNDNVFYPAAYHRPKKLDNYYFSAGIVVNGREEFKNLTYSGLNMFLYRSPNFGYDFNATTYDTKTVILDNKTQKLTGYKSVTISGKYSVVMKPGFSVAATDGVEFTAKAQAPLPVDIPACSLTFDDMLNPKLTETPNETIYLKQAGVNLVNEPYYGEIVLNATLSSQEVVIDKSIKLYPNPTKDILNIDFNGKKFRTLDVYALDGKKIITKDLSSLDTIQVNLSQYPSGIYMVTLIDVNGKNYPNKIIKK, encoded by the coding sequence ATGGAAAAGCTAAAATATACTTTTTTATTATCCATACTTTTAATAAGCCTTTTTAAAAGTCAGATTGGAGATAACGGATATCCTTTTCTATACGATAAATTAGTTTCCGAAGGGCGTATTACAATTAGAGAGGAATATAGAAACTCTTTAGGAAATGCTATTCCCTTATTGCAACTAAAACAAAATATTAGAACATTTGAAACAGATGGGGTTAATAACCAGCAAATCATCAATGAAGTTGCTGAATTAAAAGATAAAGATTATGTAAATCAAAATATCTACGGTAAAGCTGTTTACAGAGAAATTAATATAGCGGATGATAATAATAGGATTGAGTATGATGGAAGATATTATTATTTATGTAAGGTTAAATCTTCAGATGCCAAAGCACTGCAGATTTATTTTAAAAAATATCTTTTACCAAAAGATAGTAAGCTCTTTTTGTATGCAGAAAATGGTTTTATCTTAGGGGAGTTTAATGATAAAAATAATCCGGATCCTAAGAATAAAGGATTAGAATTTGGAACACAGCCCATACCTGGAAATATATTTTATATAGAACTTTCTTATCCTATCAATAGTCCTGATAAACCCCTATTAGTTACTGAAAAAATTATTCATTCTTTTAATGATTTTTATAGTGGAGCGTACGGTTCGGCAGGAAATTGTCATAATAATATTGCATGTGACTTTACATATAATAATAAAGCAAGAAATATGAAATCTGTAGGTCTAATGCTATACCCTATATATCAATGGGGAACCAATACGCACAAATATTCAGCAAGTTGTTCAGGGAACTTAATGAATAATACTGCTCAAAATGGAGAACCCTATTTTTTGACAGCTGCGCATTGTATAGGGTATGAAGCTGCCAATAATAATATCAATTGGAGTACAGAATTAATCACTTTATTTAACTATGAAGCATTAAGCTGTACAAGTAACGGAGCAGATGCTCCGGCAGTATTATCTAATAATTCTGTTTTTGGTTGTACCCTATTGACACAAAGTCCTGCAACTTCTTTAGATTATGCTCTGATAAAATTGAATACAACTGCAACTGACTTGGCCAAATATAACATTTGTTATGCAGGCTGGGATAATAATCCTAACGCATATTCTGTAAATCCTACAAATTCATATTCAGTACATCATCCCAAAGGTGATGTGAAAAAAATATCTTTAGTTCAGGAAGTATATCCAGTAACGGGTAATAACTCAACATTATTTAATGGGTATAGTATTCCCTTTCTCCCAGCCACAGATGGAACATTTTTACAGAACTCCTGGAGAAATGGTATTGTAGAAAAAGGTTCTTCAGGATCCCCTTTGTTTAACAGTTTTGATAAGCTAATAGGGTCTATGTCAACAGGTCCTGATCCGGATGTTTTTAATTGTAATCATCCACATATTTATAATGCTACAGGTGGTAGATTTTATACATATTATTCAAGGTTTTCAAATAATTATTATACCATGTCTCCATGGTTGAATCCAAACGGAACAAATGTACAATCTATAGGACCATATTGTCCATCTGGTATTCAAATTGGTGCGCCCATTATTGTTAATCCAGGAGGTGGAGGTGGAACTCAACCAATAATATGGGAAGATGAACCAATTGATATCAACGGAGAACGGGTTCATCCTGCCAATACATGGGGAAAAAAAATCTATTTGAAAGAAAATAGTAGTGGGACTAATACACAGCAAGAAGTGGATGCAAATTTTTATTATTATAGGTCGGTTATGTCTCCTAATAAAAATACATTTGCTATGAGTGAAAATATATATAATATTCGCTATACTAATATAAATTACTATTTACCTAAACTTCAGCTTTGGGGAATATATAAAATAGTTGATTGTAATAAGCTTAAGTATATAAAACCTGCTAAAATAGTAATGAAGAATTCAGGAACAATTGGTGAATTTGATAATTATATAATAAATGTTGTAGGAGTTACCGAGGATAGAGTTCATATTATTATTGAAGAAAGAAGATGGGGTGGAAGTAATGTAGCCAATAATTTTTATAATACATATGAACTCCAATCTTATAAAATTATAAACAACGAACTGGTGTTTGAAAATTATAAAACACTTTTTTATCAACAGCAGAATATGACGACTGAGCGCTATTATGAATTTGATAATGATCATTTAATGCTGGTTGTGAATCAAAACTCAGTCAGAAAAATGTATTCCTGTTTTTATAGCGGGCAAAACACTGGCTGGCAAATAGACACAAATCCAATAGGAAATTTACCTTCTAATGGGTATACAAAAATTGTTGGAGATAAAGTGTTTATGGTAGTGCCGGGACAAAATAAAATGAATATTTATAGTGTCTCTTTGAACTCTGCTGCTCTTACATTACAGGCATCATTGTCAAATCCTTTTATGTCAAACCCTGGTGCAAATGGTATTCAGGATCCTATATTTATATTCAAAAAATCAGATAATGTATATAATGTAGTTTATAAAAACACTAATGGGGCTAGCTTTTTTGAACTTATACAAGTAAATTTATTAAGTAATTCTGCTACCTCTTCTCACATTACGATGCCTGATGATTTTAAATATGTATATGGTTCCGGGTCTAATTTTATTATAAAAGATAATGAGATAATTAAATTAACCAATGTAGGCTGGAAACCTAATGCGAGTAGTGAATATGGAAATCACTTCTATCAGAATTTTATAAAAGATGGTAGTGGAAATTGGAAAAAAGATAAAAACTTTCCGCTTAAATGGAAGGATGTTGGAGCATTCGACAGCCGATATGTAATTAGTGCTGATGATTATTATGGAAATACTTTAAGACTCAGGAAGTTTAGCATAAGAGAGATAGATTATTTAGCGCATCCATATATAAGAAATAATGATAATGTATTTTATCCAGCAGCCTATCATCGCCCAAAAAAACTGGATAACTATTATTTTAGTGCGGGTATTGTTGTGAATGGAAGAGAAGAGTTTAAAAATTTAACATATAGTGGTTTAAATATGTTTTTATATAGATCACCCAACTTCGGGTATGATTTTAACGCTACAACATATGATACGAAAACAGTCATTTTAGATAATAAAACACAGAAGCTGACAGGGTATAAAAGTGTGACTATATCCGGAAAATATTCTGTTGTTATGAAACCTGGATTTAGTGTTGCTGCTACAGATGGAGTCGAATTCACTGCAAAAGCACAAGCCCCATTGCCAGTAGATATTCCTGCGTGTTCTCTTACCTTTGATGATATGCTCAACCCCAAATTAACAGAAACTCCTAATGAAACCATATATCTTAAACAGGCTGGGGTGAATTTAGTAAATGAGCCATATTATGGTGAAATTGTACTTAACGCTACTCTTTCAAGTCAGGAAGTTGTTATCGATAAGAGCATTAAATTATATCCAAACCCTACCAAAGACATATTAAATATTGATTTTAATGGGAAAAAGTTCAGAACATTGGATGTATATGCATTAGATGGGAAAAAGATCATAACAAAGGATTTATCATCCTTGGATACTATTCAGGTTAACTTATCTCAATATCCTTCCGGGATTTATATGGTAACTCTCATAGATGTAAACGGAAAGAACTATCCAAATAAGATTATTAAAAAATAA
- a CDS encoding vWA domain-containing protein: MKEHIVRGFRFETYKAPELSVFDRLLEIFTDLLTHTSGDFDEAIDWLRMLDEEYQLTTPEYTIDDFIEDLKKKGYIREEIDPNGGNGIRLSAKMEQNIRKQALNQIFGNLGKSGNGNHKTNKSGTGEDTTGEFRNYNFGDPVEKISITESLKNAQINNGIGDFHLTEDDLIVEDSIHQSQMSTVLMIDISHSMILYGEDRITPAKKVAMALAELITTRYPKDTLDIIVFGDDAWPVKIQELPYLQVGPYHTNTVAGLQLAMDILRRKRNTNKQIFMITDGKPSCVRQADGSYYMNSYGLDEYVVQKCYNMASQARRLHIPITTFMIAQDPYLQRFVSEFTEANQGKAFYTGLNGLGHMIFEDYETNRKKRIR; encoded by the coding sequence ATGAAAGAGCATATTGTGAGAGGGTTCAGATTTGAAACTTACAAAGCACCGGAACTCTCCGTATTCGATCGGTTACTGGAAATTTTTACAGATTTGTTAACCCATACTTCTGGAGATTTTGATGAAGCCATTGATTGGCTTCGAATGCTGGATGAAGAATATCAGCTTACTACTCCGGAATATACTATTGATGACTTTATTGAGGACCTTAAAAAGAAAGGATATATCCGCGAAGAAATTGATCCTAATGGAGGAAATGGAATTCGCCTGAGTGCAAAAATGGAACAAAATATTCGTAAACAAGCGCTTAATCAAATATTCGGAAACCTTGGGAAAAGTGGTAACGGAAATCATAAAACCAATAAGAGCGGAACGGGAGAGGATACAACAGGAGAATTCCGTAATTATAATTTTGGAGATCCGGTAGAGAAAATTTCTATTACGGAAAGTCTTAAGAATGCCCAAATCAATAACGGAATCGGAGATTTTCATCTTACTGAAGATGATCTCATTGTAGAAGACAGTATTCATCAGTCACAGATGAGTACCGTTTTGATGATTGATATTAGCCACAGTATGATATTGTATGGTGAAGACCGTATCACGCCGGCGAAAAAAGTAGCAATGGCGCTTGCAGAACTGATTACAACCCGCTATCCAAAAGATACGCTGGATATCATTGTTTTTGGTGACGATGCATGGCCTGTTAAAATTCAGGAGCTGCCTTATCTGCAGGTTGGTCCTTATCATACCAATACAGTTGCCGGACTTCAATTGGCAATGGATATTTTGCGAAGAAAGAGGAATACCAATAAACAGATTTTCATGATTACCGATGGAAAACCAAGCTGTGTTCGTCAGGCTGATGGTAGTTATTATATGAATTCTTACGGTTTGGATGAATATGTTGTCCAGAAATGTTATAATATGGCCTCTCAGGCGAGAAGGCTGCATATTCCAATTACTACGTTTATGATTGCACAGGATCCTTATCTGCAGCGTTTTGTGAGCGAATTTACAGAAGCTAATCAAGGGAAGGCCTTCTATACAGGACTCAATGGATTAGGACATATGATTTTTGAGGATTATGAGACCAATCGTAAGAAAAGAATCCGTTAA
- the gcvH gene encoding glycine cleavage system protein GcvH, whose translation MNTPSELKYTKDHEWIKIEGNVATIGITDFAQGELGDIVYVDVDTVDDDLNGGDVFGSVEAVKTVSDLFLPIAGKVIEFNSDLEDQPELLNTDPYGDGWIIKLELADGADQSELLSAEDYQAIIG comes from the coding sequence ATGAACACACCATCAGAATTAAAGTACACGAAAGATCACGAATGGATCAAGATCGAGGGTAATGTAGCTACAATTGGTATTACAGACTTTGCTCAGGGAGAACTTGGAGACATCGTTTATGTAGATGTAGATACTGTAGATGATGATCTTAATGGCGGGGACGTTTTCGGAAGTGTAGAAGCAGTAAAAACTGTTTCAGACTTATTCTTACCTATTGCAGGGAAGGTTATCGAATTCAACTCAGATTTGGAAGATCAGCCGGAACTGTTGAATACAGATCCTTATGGAGACGGATGGATCATCAAGTTAGAACTTGCTGACGGTGCAGATCAGTCTGAATTGCTTTCTGCAGAAGATTACCAGGCGATCATTGGATAA